The proteins below are encoded in one region of Pacificitalea manganoxidans:
- a CDS encoding imelysin family protein gives MRLLCRLACTALTGVVLLGPTFGTPALAQSDTAQSDTAETPPPVASIAREPSGDSTGDAGMAGTAAQDVDPVVDHVIEAVILPHLDAFARSTAALARTAETECLASSEPLRAAWAQAVDDWLMIEDYRLGPLEDQGRRYAIAYWPDAQGHRPRALARLIATAPAKITARSMTTAPVSVRGLYAIESLLFDPRFSNYTANSGACAAVRAISADLADLADIVRDGWAGNFGTTMRTPGAPDNTRFLDASEPRQALYTALISSLGFDINERLGGPLGTFDTPRPKQAESRLAGRSVANLLGALDGHEALALGLAPDDRTRETLATSFANARAELEALDDPILAGVADPMGRFRVESVQSSLMQLEREIEATLGPALGVSMGLNSMDGD, from the coding sequence ATGCGCCTGCTCTGCCGCCTTGCCTGCACCGCTCTGACCGGCGTGGTGTTGCTTGGACCGACCTTCGGCACCCCCGCCCTTGCCCAGTCCGACACCGCCCAGTCCGACACCGCCGAGACGCCGCCACCCGTGGCATCCATCGCGCGCGAGCCGAGCGGAGATTCGACGGGTGACGCAGGTATGGCAGGCACCGCCGCGCAGGATGTCGATCCGGTGGTCGATCACGTCATTGAAGCGGTCATCCTTCCGCATCTGGACGCCTTTGCGCGCAGCACAGCCGCCCTGGCCCGCACTGCTGAAACCGAATGCCTCGCCAGTTCCGAGCCGCTGCGCGCCGCGTGGGCGCAGGCCGTGGATGACTGGCTGATGATCGAAGATTACCGGCTTGGCCCGCTGGAGGATCAAGGCCGCCGCTATGCCATCGCCTACTGGCCCGATGCACAGGGGCACCGGCCTCGCGCGCTGGCCCGGTTGATCGCCACCGCCCCGGCCAAGATCACCGCCCGCTCTATGACCACGGCGCCCGTGTCCGTGCGCGGGCTTTACGCCATTGAGTCGCTGTTGTTCGATCCGCGGTTTTCCAACTACACCGCGAACTCCGGCGCTTGCGCGGCGGTCCGGGCGATCAGCGCCGATCTGGCCGATCTGGCCGACATCGTGCGCGATGGCTGGGCGGGCAATTTCGGCACCACGATGCGGACGCCCGGCGCGCCCGACAACACCCGGTTCCTTGACGCCAGCGAACCGCGCCAGGCGCTTTATACCGCGCTGATCTCGTCGCTCGGCTTCGACATCAACGAACGGCTTGGTGGCCCGCTGGGCACCTTTGACACCCCCCGCCCCAAACAGGCCGAAAGCCGGCTGGCCGGGCGCAGCGTTGCCAATCTTCTTGGTGCGCTCGACGGGCACGAAGCGCTGGCGCTGGGGCTTGCCCCAGATGACCGCACCCGCGAGACGCTTGCCACGTCCTTTGCCAATGCGCGGGCCGAGCTTGAAGCGCTCGACGATCCGATCCTTGCCGGCGTGGCCGATCCGATGGGCCGGTTCCGGGTGGAATCGGTGCAAAGCAGCCTCATGCAGCTGGAGCGCGAGATCGAAGCGACACTCGGCCCCGCGCTTGGCGTGTCGATGGGGCTCAATTCGATGGATGGCGACTGA
- a CDS encoding di-heme oxidoreductase family protein: MRRSISTLAGLTLIGLLGTVSTAPAADPDAARLPPRHATLPDLQGAYLPRSKSERARIASVTAPTRDFTAPERFEENPAGAATVRVRPTADAFSDPSGNIGLEGRMRFNLGNGLFTRAWVSAPSSTIASDGLGPLYNARGCQQCHLKDGRGHPPVDESDPPVALFLRLSIPHDGTDDPASTAAATEIEDWLATRPDPVYGGQLQNFALAGHTAEGQMTIDYTDVPVALSGGESVTLRAPSYAIADPGYGPMRDDLMISPRIAPQMIGLGLLESIPAAEILARADPDDRDGDGISGRASIVMSDEFHTPMLGRFGHKAGKATVKEQSAAAFAGDMGLSTPIFPDSTGECSPAQEACRAAPDGGDRDTGLEVSGDALDLVSFYASNLGVPARRAPGDPEVLRGKQVFYETGCTACHTPKYVTARATPEAEDQAQSFQLIWPYTDLLLHDMGEGLADNRPEGRATGREWRTPPLWGIGLTAQVTGRESYLHDGRARSLLEAVLWHGGEAQAARDRVVEMEPDDRAALLRFLEDI; this comes from the coding sequence ATGCGACGCAGCATATCCACCCTCGCCGGGCTGACACTGATCGGTCTTCTCGGCACCGTCAGCACCGCCCCCGCGGCGGACCCCGATGCCGCGCGCCTGCCGCCCCGCCATGCAACCCTGCCCGATTTGCAGGGCGCCTATCTGCCGCGCAGCAAATCCGAGCGCGCGCGCATTGCATCTGTGACAGCCCCCACCCGCGATTTCACCGCGCCCGAACGGTTCGAGGAAAACCCCGCCGGGGCCGCCACCGTGCGTGTTCGCCCCACGGCCGATGCGTTTTCCGATCCCTCCGGCAATATCGGGCTGGAAGGCCGGATGCGGTTCAACCTCGGCAATGGGCTTTTCACCCGCGCTTGGGTATCGGCCCCCAGCTCAACAATCGCCAGCGACGGTCTGGGCCCGCTATACAATGCGCGCGGCTGCCAGCAGTGCCACCTGAAGGACGGGCGCGGCCATCCACCTGTCGATGAAAGCGACCCGCCCGTCGCGCTGTTTCTGCGGCTGTCGATTCCTCATGATGGCACGGACGATCCGGCCTCCACCGCAGCGGCGACGGAAATCGAGGATTGGCTCGCCACCCGCCCGGACCCCGTCTATGGCGGCCAGTTGCAGAACTTCGCGCTTGCCGGTCACACCGCCGAAGGTCAGATGACCATCGACTATACCGATGTGCCGGTGGCGCTGTCGGGCGGTGAAAGCGTAACCCTGCGCGCGCCCAGCTACGCCATTGCCGATCCCGGCTACGGGCCGATGCGCGATGATCTGATGATCTCCCCCCGCATCGCGCCACAGATGATCGGGCTGGGGCTTCTGGAATCCATCCCCGCTGCCGAAATCCTCGCCCGTGCCGACCCCGATGACCGGGACGGTGACGGTATTTCTGGCCGCGCCAGTATCGTGATGTCGGATGAGTTTCATACCCCGATGCTGGGCCGGTTCGGGCATAAGGCGGGCAAGGCCACGGTAAAGGAGCAATCCGCTGCGGCCTTTGCCGGGGATATGGGCCTGTCGACGCCGATCTTTCCCGACAGCACCGGCGAATGCAGCCCGGCGCAGGAAGCCTGCCGCGCCGCGCCCGATGGCGGTGATCGCGACACCGGGCTGGAGGTCAGCGGCGACGCGCTGGACCTCGTAAGCTTCTACGCCAGCAATCTGGGTGTGCCCGCCCGGCGCGCGCCGGGCGATCCGGAGGTGCTCCGCGGTAAGCAGGTGTTCTATGAAACCGGCTGCACTGCCTGCCACACTCCCAAATATGTGACCGCCCGCGCGACGCCGGAGGCCGAGGATCAGGCCCAGAGTTTTCAGCTGATCTGGCCTTATACCGACCTTCTGTTGCACGACATGGGCGAGGGGCTGGCCGATAATCGCCCTGAAGGCCGCGCCACGGGGCGCGAATGGCGCACGCCGCCGCTTTGGGGGATCGGGCTGACCGCTCAAGTCACCGGACGGGAAAGTTACCTTCATGACGGTCGCGCCCGCTCGCTGCTGGAGGCGGTTCTGTGGCATGGTGGCGAAGCACAAGCCGCCCGCGACCGGGTGGTCGAGATGGAGCCGGACGACCGCGCCGCCCTGCTCCGCTTTCTGGAGGATATCTGA
- a CDS encoding imelysin family protein, with protein MTHTFRAAMSLPLLAFAAMPLAAQDAPDQAAVVETYANIAEAAYGDALSTARDLDAAIDAFLADPTEAGLEAARAAWRSARTPYMQTETYRFGNAIVDDWEGKVNAWPLDEGLIDYVDAGYFGSGENAQANLNVIATPSFELNGETVDANVIDAALLTDTLHEMGENEANVATGYHAIEFLLWGQDLTSDGPGAGTRPHTDYLQGDGCTNGNCDRRAAYLATASDLLVDDLEWMAAQWTDGGAGREAVTKDPAAGVSAMLTGMGSLSFGELGGQRIKLGLMLRDPEEEHDCFSDNTPHSHYDDVLGVQNVWLGRYETVSGDVIEGAALRDLVAAADADLAQAFTTEVQASLDDLQAIKDAADAGRPYDLLLTSGEEADTALIQNAIDALVAQSRSIERMSGALDLSGVVVEGDDTLGDIFQ; from the coding sequence ATGACCCACACTTTCCGCGCTGCCATGTCGCTGCCGCTGCTGGCCTTTGCCGCCATGCCGCTTGCCGCGCAGGACGCACCCGATCAGGCCGCCGTTGTCGAAACCTATGCCAATATCGCCGAGGCCGCCTATGGCGATGCGCTGAGCACCGCGCGCGACCTCGATGCGGCAATTGACGCCTTCCTCGCCGATCCGACCGAAGCGGGGCTGGAAGCAGCCCGCGCCGCATGGCGCAGCGCGCGCACGCCTTACATGCAGACCGAAACCTACCGGTTCGGCAATGCCATCGTCGACGACTGGGAAGGCAAAGTGAACGCATGGCCGCTGGACGAAGGGCTGATCGATTACGTCGATGCGGGCTATTTCGGTTCGGGCGAAAATGCGCAGGCCAACCTGAATGTCATCGCCACGCCCAGCTTTGAATTGAATGGCGAAACGGTGGACGCAAACGTTATCGACGCGGCCCTGCTGACCGACACCCTGCATGAGATGGGCGAAAACGAAGCCAACGTCGCCACCGGCTACCATGCCATCGAATTCCTGCTCTGGGGGCAGGATCTGACCAGCGACGGTCCCGGTGCAGGCACCCGTCCGCATACCGACTACCTGCAAGGCGACGGCTGCACCAATGGCAATTGCGATCGCCGCGCCGCCTATCTGGCCACTGCCTCCGACCTGCTGGTCGATGATCTGGAATGGATGGCCGCGCAGTGGACCGACGGCGGCGCCGGGCGCGAAGCCGTGACGAAAGACCCCGCGGCTGGCGTCTCTGCGATGCTGACCGGCATGGGCAGCCTGTCTTTTGGCGAACTGGGCGGTCAGCGCATCAAGCTGGGCCTGATGCTGCGCGATCCCGAAGAGGAGCATGACTGCTTCTCCGACAACACCCCGCACAGCCACTACGACGATGTGCTCGGCGTGCAGAACGTCTGGCTGGGCCGGTATGAGACAGTCAGCGGCGACGTGATCGAAGGCGCGGCGCTGCGTGATCTAGTGGCAGCGGCTGATGCCGATCTCGCGCAGGCGTTCACCACCGAAGTGCAGGCAAGCCTCGACGATCTGCAGGCCATCAAGGACGCCGCCGATGCGGGCCGCCCCTATGACCTGCTGCTGACCTCGGGCGAGGAAGCCGACACCGCGCTGATCCAGAACGCCATCGATGCGCTCGTCGCGCAGTCCCGCTCGATCGAACGGATGTCCGGCGCGCTGGATCTGAGCGGCGTTGTGGTCGAAGGCGACGACACGCTGGGCGACATCTTCCAGTAA
- the egtB gene encoding ergothioneine biosynthesis protein EgtB, with translation MTHAAPLSDTGSRSPAETDRITAITALFEATRARSRALVAPLSPEDMMLQPMQDASPAKWHLAHTTWFFEEFILKPRDPDYRSPDDRFAFLFNSYYVQAGPRHARDKRGLISRPDVADVMAYRAHVEQALAAVLRAGRDDAAEIADLVELGCHHEMQHQELLVTDLLNGLSYNPLLPVYQAPDGTPAKGENHPVTYTAHAGGLVEMGFDGTAAQAGFAYDCEMPRHKTYLAPYQLADRPVSNGDWIAFMEAGGYADQTLWLMDGWACAQREGWDAPLYWWQQDGEWWSYTLRGPMPVDPAAPVVHVSYYEADAFARWSGARLPTEAEWESAAGDTPIRGNFLDAGEDDGAETLGALIPRAGGGMYGDVWEWTQSPFTPYPGFRPPEGAIGEYNGKFMVNQFVLRGGSCATPRAQMRPSYRTFFYPHQRWQMLGLRLARDAG, from the coding sequence ATGACCCATGCCGCCCCGCTCTCCGACACCGGCTCCCGCAGCCCGGCCGAGACCGATCGCATCACCGCCATCACGGCGCTTTTCGAGGCCACCCGCGCCCGGAGTCGCGCGCTAGTCGCGCCGCTGTCGCCCGAGGATATGATGCTGCAACCGATGCAGGATGCGAGCCCCGCGAAGTGGCATCTGGCGCATACGACATGGTTCTTCGAAGAGTTCATCCTGAAGCCGCGTGACCCCGACTATCGGTCCCCCGATGACCGCTTCGCGTTCCTGTTCAACTCTTACTATGTGCAGGCCGGTCCCCGCCATGCGCGGGACAAACGCGGGCTGATCTCGCGCCCTGACGTGGCGGATGTGATGGCCTATCGCGCGCATGTCGAACAGGCGCTTGCGGCTGTGCTGCGCGCCGGGCGCGATGACGCGGCCGAAATCGCGGATCTGGTGGAGCTGGGCTGCCACCATGAAATGCAGCATCAGGAATTGCTTGTCACCGACCTGCTGAACGGGCTGTCCTACAACCCGTTATTGCCGGTCTATCAAGCCCCCGATGGCACCCCGGCAAAGGGGGAAAACCATCCCGTCACCTACACCGCCCATGCCGGTGGCTTGGTTGAGATGGGGTTTGACGGCACCGCCGCGCAGGCAGGCTTTGCCTATGACTGCGAAATGCCGCGCCATAAGACGTATCTCGCGCCCTATCAGCTTGCCGATCGCCCGGTCAGCAACGGCGACTGGATCGCCTTCATGGAGGCGGGCGGTTACGCCGATCAGACGCTGTGGCTTATGGATGGCTGGGCCTGCGCACAGCGCGAAGGCTGGGATGCGCCTTTGTATTGGTGGCAGCAGGACGGCGAGTGGTGGAGCTACACCCTGCGCGGACCGATGCCTGTCGATCCCGCCGCGCCGGTGGTGCATGTCAGTTACTATGAGGCCGATGCATTTGCCCGCTGGTCCGGCGCGCGCCTGCCGACGGAAGCCGAATGGGAAAGCGCCGCAGGCGACACGCCGATCCGGGGCAATTTCCTCGATGCCGGGGAGGATGACGGCGCGGAGACGCTTGGTGCACTGATCCCACGCGCGGGCGGTGGCATGTATGGCGATGTCTGGGAGTGGACGCAAAGCCCGTTCACGCCTTATCCCGGCTTCCGCCCGCCGGAGGGCGCGATCGGCGAATATAACGGCAAGTTCATGGTCAATCAGTTCGTGCTGCGCGGTGGCTCCTGTGCCACGCCGCGCGCGCAGATGCGGCCCAGCTACCGCACGTTCTTCTATCCGCATCAGCGGTGGCAGATGTTGGGCCTGCGGCTGGCGCGGGATGCGGGCTGA
- the egtD gene encoding L-histidine N(alpha)-methyltransferase has product MKHATPENEFARALLKGLSDSPKTAEAKWFYDAAGSALFERITELPEYYPTRTEIGILRDRLPEIAAHVPAGAALIEFGSGASVKTRVLLDGLDQLAAYVPIDISAQFLAETADGLRRDYPALTIHPVTGDFMTQLTLPPALDARPKVGFFPGSTIGNLDRDAAVALLAQARHWPDAAGFILGADLVKDADVLRAAYDDAQGVTAEFNRNLLHRANREAGADFDPDSFAHEARWNAAEARIEMHLVSRAAQRVQVAGQHIDFAEGETIHTENSRKYTAESLTDMAQAAGWRVADLLTDPQDYFAVALLKPA; this is encoded by the coding sequence ATGAAACACGCCACACCCGAAAACGAATTTGCCCGCGCGCTGCTTAAGGGCCTTAGCGACAGCCCCAAAACGGCGGAAGCAAAGTGGTTCTATGACGCGGCTGGTTCCGCCTTGTTCGAGCGGATCACCGAACTGCCGGAATATTACCCTACCCGGACGGAGATCGGCATTCTGCGGGACCGCCTGCCAGAGATCGCCGCCCACGTCCCGGCGGGCGCGGCGCTGATCGAATTCGGCAGCGGCGCAAGCGTCAAGACGCGGGTGCTGCTGGACGGGTTGGACCAGCTTGCCGCCTATGTGCCCATCGACATCTCGGCGCAGTTTCTGGCGGAAACGGCGGACGGGCTGCGCCGCGACTACCCGGCGCTGACGATCCATCCGGTGACCGGCGATTTCATGACCCAACTGACCCTACCCCCGGCGCTCGACGCGCGGCCCAAGGTCGGGTTTTTCCCCGGCTCCACCATCGGCAATCTGGACCGGGACGCGGCAGTGGCCCTTCTGGCGCAGGCGCGGCACTGGCCGGATGCGGCGGGGTTCATCCTCGGCGCTGATCTGGTGAAGGATGCGGATGTCCTGCGCGCCGCCTATGACGATGCCCAAGGTGTCACGGCGGAATTCAACCGCAACCTGCTGCACCGCGCCAACCGCGAAGCCGGCGCGGATTTCGACCCGGACAGCTTTGCCCATGAAGCGCGCTGGAACGCGGCTGAGGCGCGGATCGAGATGCATCTTGTGAGCCGCGCGGCGCAGCGCGTTCAGGTCGCGGGCCAGCACATTGATTTTGCCGAGGGCGAGACGATCCACACTGAAAACAGCCGGAAATATACCGCCGAAAGCCTGACCGATATGGCGCAGGCGGCAGGCTGGCGGGTGGCGGACTTGCTGACCGACCCGCAGGATTATTTCGCGGTCGCCCTGCTGAAGCCCGCCTAG
- a CDS encoding iron ABC transporter ATP-binding protein → MIEITGLNHVIGDMPILRDIDLTLPRGGITALIGPNGAGKSTLLHLIAGLEPRRHGALRIDGTSAETLSRRDFACKLAILTQDTGVASRLTVADLVAFGRWPHCRGRMRDTDHAAVARALEMFDLTELSRRYVDELSGGQRQRAHVAMAYAQETDWLLLDEPLNNLDPRHAQALMARLYRMSRPGPDQRSIVIVIHEVNYAAAWADHVVALKHGMVQAEGAPASVLTGEALATLYETPIRVAQVDGRPVVLHHRAEPGLAARDAAQLRQVV, encoded by the coding sequence ATGATCGAGATCACCGGGCTGAATCACGTCATCGGCGATATGCCGATCCTGCGTGACATCGACCTCACCCTCCCCCGAGGCGGCATCACCGCGCTGATCGGACCAAACGGTGCCGGAAAGTCGACGCTGCTCCACCTGATCGCGGGGCTGGAGCCGCGCCGCCACGGCGCGCTGCGTATCGACGGCACGAGCGCCGAGACCCTGTCACGGCGCGATTTTGCCTGCAAACTCGCAATCCTGACGCAGGACACCGGCGTGGCCAGCCGCCTGACTGTCGCGGATCTGGTGGCGTTCGGGCGCTGGCCCCATTGCCGGGGGCGCATGCGCGACACCGATCACGCCGCCGTGGCCCGTGCGCTGGAAATGTTCGATCTGACCGAACTGTCGCGCCGTTATGTCGATGAACTGTCCGGTGGCCAGCGCCAGCGCGCGCATGTCGCGATGGCCTATGCACAGGAAACCGATTGGCTGCTGCTCGATGAGCCGCTCAACAATCTCGACCCACGGCACGCGCAGGCGCTGATGGCGCGGCTTTACCGTATGTCCCGGCCCGGGCCGGACCAACGATCCATCGTGATCGTCATTCACGAGGTGAACTATGCCGCGGCGTGGGCCGATCATGTCGTGGCGCTGAAACACGGCATGGTGCAGGCCGAAGGCGCGCCCGCCAGCGTGCTGACTGGCGAAGCGCTCGCCACGCTTTACGAAACTCCGATCCGGGTCGCGCAGGTCGATGGCAGGCCCGTAGTCCTGCACCACAGGGCAGAGCCGGGACTAGCCGCGCGGGACGCCGCCCAACTGCGGCAGGTGGTGTAA
- a CDS encoding iron chelate uptake ABC transporter family permease subunit, with translation MPADAAAALRHVAPPLPLRAVWGIGVVLALACVAFMTLGLSGRIGFILELRAVKLAALLVVGGGIGTATVLFQTVAANRILTPGILGFDALFLFIQTALVMTLGGIGFASLATGAKFLIETGVMMVAAAALFGLLFRSRGSDLSRMLLTGVIIGVLLRSLAGLMQRLMDPSEFAVVQSAMFASFNSVDRTNLAIAAALFAVIVPLAQAMAGRLDVMALGRRNALGLGLDHDRAVLGVLALVAALTACATALVGPISFLGLLAASLAHRLTGTHRHAVLIPAAAMLGAAILVIGQTVFERVLGQQSSLAVIIEFGGGLLFLTLVLKGVLK, from the coding sequence ATGCCCGCTGACGCCGCCGCCGCCCTGCGCCATGTCGCACCGCCCCTGCCCCTGCGCGCGGTCTGGGGGATCGGCGTGGTGCTGGCGCTGGCCTGTGTGGCGTTCATGACGCTGGGGCTAAGCGGGCGGATCGGGTTCATCCTTGAACTGCGCGCGGTAAAGCTCGCGGCATTGCTGGTTGTCGGCGGCGGCATCGGCACCGCCACGGTGTTGTTTCAGACCGTCGCCGCAAACCGTATTCTGACCCCCGGCATCCTTGGCTTTGACGCACTGTTTTTATTCATCCAGACGGCGCTGGTGATGACGCTTGGCGGCATCGGCTTTGCCAGCCTTGCCACCGGAGCGAAGTTTTTGATCGAAACCGGCGTGATGATGGTCGCCGCTGCCGCGCTGTTCGGGCTGCTGTTTCGCAGCCGCGGGTCCGATCTGTCGCGGATGTTGCTGACCGGGGTCATCATCGGGGTGTTGTTGCGGTCATTGGCGGGGCTGATGCAGCGCCTGATGGACCCTTCGGAATTCGCGGTGGTGCAAAGCGCTATGTTCGCCAGCTTCAACAGCGTCGACCGCACCAATCTGGCCATCGCGGCGGCGCTGTTTGCCGTCATTGTGCCGCTGGCACAGGCGATGGCCGGGCGGCTGGACGTGATGGCGCTAGGGCGGCGCAATGCGCTGGGTCTCGGGCTAGATCACGACCGCGCGGTGTTGGGCGTGCTGGCGCTGGTCGCGGCCCTGACGGCCTGCGCCACTGCCCTTGTCGGGCCGATCTCCTTTCTGGGGTTGCTGGCGGCCAGCCTTGCGCATCGGCTGACCGGCACCCACCGCCACGCGGTGCTGATCCCGGCCGCCGCCATGCTGGGCGCGGCGATCCTTGTCATAGGCCAGACGGTGTTCGAGAGGGTGCTTGGGCAGCAATCCTCCCTCGCCGTGATTATCGAATTTGGCGGCGGACTGCTGTTTCTGACGCTTGTCCTGAAAGGGGTGCTGAAATGA
- a CDS encoding ABC transporter permease, whose translation MTRPVVLSLIALACLAGLSLLIGASRLDGNAWQLLAISRAPRTLAALLCGAAMAVAGVIMQQLVRNRFVEPSTTGTTEGAMLGLLLITLIAPGAPVIVKMSVAALAALGGVVGFLALIHRLSPRDPFMVPLIGLIWSGILGAGATWFAWQADLVQYLGNWMTGDFSGVLAGRYELLWLAGAIAVLAYLSADALTVTGLGAARARALGLDHRRAMQLGLGAVALVTALVVVTVGAVPFVGLVVPNLVSRLMGDNLRRTLPVVALGGAGLVLAADIVGRLVRWPYEIPVGTVVGVAGAAVFLWILNTRGGQSHAR comes from the coding sequence ATGACCCGCCCTGTCGTCCTTTCCCTCATCGCCCTTGCCTGCCTCGCCGGGCTTAGCCTGCTGATCGGTGCATCGCGGCTTGACGGGAATGCGTGGCAGTTGCTGGCGATCAGCCGGGCCCCCCGCACCCTCGCGGCGCTGCTCTGCGGCGCGGCCATGGCGGTGGCGGGCGTCATCATGCAGCAACTTGTGCGCAACCGCTTCGTGGAACCTTCGACGACCGGCACCACCGAAGGCGCGATGCTGGGCCTGCTCCTTATCACCCTGATCGCCCCCGGCGCGCCGGTGATCGTAAAGATGAGCGTGGCCGCGCTGGCCGCATTGGGCGGCGTCGTGGGGTTTCTGGCACTGATCCACCGGCTGTCCCCCCGCGATCCGTTCATGGTGCCCCTGATCGGCCTGATCTGGAGCGGCATCCTTGGCGCCGGGGCGACGTGGTTCGCGTGGCAAGCCGATCTGGTCCAATATCTGGGCAACTGGATGACCGGCGATTTTTCGGGCGTGCTGGCGGGGCGGTATGAATTGCTGTGGTTGGCCGGGGCAATCGCCGTGCTGGCCTATCTGAGCGCCGATGCACTGACCGTCACCGGGCTGGGCGCCGCGCGGGCGCGGGCGCTGGGGCTGGATCACCGGCGGGCCATGCAACTGGGCCTCGGCGCGGTGGCGCTGGTCACCGCGCTGGTGGTGGTCACCGTGGGCGCGGTGCCGTTTGTCGGGCTGGTGGTGCCGAACCTCGTCTCCCGCCTGATGGGCGACAATCTGCGCCGCACCCTGCCGGTCGTCGCCTTGGGCGGGGCGGGGTTGGTTCTGGCTGCCGATATCGTCGGGCGGCTCGTCCGCTGGCCCTACGAAATCCCGGTCGGCACGGTCGTGGGCGTGGCCGGCGCCGCGGTATTTTTGTGGATCCTCAACACCCGCGGCGGACAAAGCCATGCCCGCTGA
- a CDS encoding siderophore ABC transporter substrate-binding protein, whose protein sequence is MPLIIRKPVTLAAVLAVSLTAPLAPVQAAPVTVPTATGEAQIETTPDTVAVFDIAAVDTISALGVEIAGVPNSLYLNRLNDVAQNATVVGTLFEPDFEALANLNPDLIIAGGRSSAQVEALSRLAPTLDMTITPDGYVDQIRARTTAYGEIFGKQAEADALLAQLDEKLTAARNAVADQGNALIILTNGGNISTYGKGSRFGWLHSALGLPEAVENVDQTQAHGESVSFEFIAEANPDWLLVVDRGAAIGQAGEAAQATLDNALVAGTNAAQNGHIVYLDPAEIYVAGGGISAAMHTLDQITDAFGS, encoded by the coding sequence ATGCCGCTCATCATCCGCAAACCCGTCACCTTGGCCGCTGTGCTGGCTGTCAGCCTTACCGCACCGCTGGCTCCCGTGCAGGCCGCCCCCGTCACTGTGCCCACGGCGACCGGCGAGGCGCAGATCGAAACGACGCCGGACACCGTCGCGGTATTCGACATTGCCGCCGTCGACACGATCAGCGCGCTTGGCGTGGAGATCGCCGGTGTGCCCAACAGCCTTTACCTGAACCGGCTGAATGACGTGGCGCAGAACGCGACCGTGGTGGGCACCCTGTTCGAGCCGGATTTCGAAGCATTGGCGAATCTGAATCCCGATCTGATCATCGCGGGCGGGCGGTCCTCTGCGCAGGTGGAGGCGCTGTCGCGGTTGGCCCCGACGCTCGACATGACGATTACGCCCGATGGTTACGTCGACCAGATCCGCGCCCGCACCACGGCCTATGGCGAGATCTTTGGCAAGCAGGCCGAAGCGGACGCGCTGCTGGCGCAGCTTGACGAGAAGCTCACCGCAGCCCGTAACGCCGTGGCCGATCAGGGCAATGCGCTCATCATCCTGACCAATGGCGGCAATATCTCGACCTATGGCAAAGGCTCGCGCTTCGGTTGGCTGCACAGCGCGCTTGGGCTGCCCGAGGCCGTCGAAAATGTCGACCAGACGCAGGCGCATGGCGAATCCGTCAGCTTCGAATTCATCGCCGAGGCCAATCCCGACTGGCTGCTTGTCGTGGATCGCGGCGCGGCCATCGGACAGGCGGGCGAGGCCGCGCAGGCGACGCTCGACAATGCCTTGGTCGCGGGCACGAATGCCGCGCAGAACGGCCATATCGTCTATCTCGACCCGGCCGAGATCTACGTCGCGGGCGGCGGGATTTCCGCTGCGATGCACACGCTCGATCAGATCACCGACGCGTTCGGGTCCTGA
- a CDS encoding DUF2218 domain-containing protein encodes MPESVGTFRTAHASKYLKQLCKHFSHKIRVEYDDLRGICEMPMGRAVMTAQPARLEVTLDGADDAAIGKMQGVIDRHLAIFAHRETFDGLDWEPVSERA; translated from the coding sequence ATGCCCGAGTCAGTTGGAACTTTCCGCACCGCCCATGCCAGCAAGTATTTGAAACAGCTGTGCAAACACTTCTCTCACAAAATCCGTGTGGAGTATGACGACCTACGCGGAATCTGCGAAATGCCAATGGGTCGCGCCGTGATGACGGCGCAGCCCGCGCGGCTGGAGGTCACGCTTGACGGGGCCGACGACGCCGCGATTGGCAAGATGCAGGGCGTGATTGATCGCCATCTGGCGATCTTTGCGCATCGCGAGACATTCGATGGTCTGGACTGGGAGCCTGTCAGTGAACGCGCCTGA
- the hemP gene encoding hemin uptake protein HemP, which translates to MSVNAPDKPATDALTGDPAAGVPHYDVHQLTGSDGRATIALEGQVYTLRITRANKLILTK; encoded by the coding sequence CTGTCAGTGAACGCGCCTGACAAACCCGCGACCGACGCCCTCACAGGCGACCCCGCCGCCGGTGTGCCCCATTACGATGTGCATCAACTGACCGGCAGCGACGGGCGCGCCACCATTGCGCTGGAAGGGCAGGTCTACACCCTGCGCATCACCCGCGCGAACAAACTTATCTTGACAAAATAA